TCAATTATTTCTCAAATCCGAACTATTTCTGCTGGAGAAAGTGTGGGATATGGCAGACGATTTATGGCTCAAAAAACAACAAAAATCGCTACAATTCCTATAGGATACGCAGATGGAATTTCTAGAGGTTGGGGAAATGAAGTTGGTTTTGTATTAATAAATAATCAAAAAGCACCGATACTTGGCAGCGTTTGTATGGATATGCTGATGGCTGATGTTACTGGAATTGATTGTTCAGAAGGAAATTCTGTAATTATTTTTGGCGAAAGCCCAACAGTCAATGAAATGGCTTCCAAGTTGAATACAATCCCATATGAAATACTTACAAGTGTATCTCAACGAGTAAAACGGGTGTTTTATAGAGAGTAAAATTTTTCTTTCAAAAAAGGAGCGGGTATAAATAAAAATTATTTAAATTCGTATTGTTATTAACTTAAAAACAAACAAATTATGGGCTTTTTCAGTGATTTTAAAGCATCTTTGATGAAAGGTGACGTATTAAGTTTAGCAACTGCAGTTGTTATTGGTGGAGCTTTTGGTAAGGTTATAGGCTCAGCCGTAGATGATGTTATTATGCCAATTGTTGGTTTAATAACAGGAGGAGTTGATTTTACGCAAAAATTTATTACTCTTGACGGGAATAGTTATGACAATTTAGCTGCTGCAAAAACTGCTGGAGCTGCTGTTATTACTTATGGTAATTTGGTACAAGCTATTATTAATTTTGTGATTATTTCACTATTCATTTTTATTGTTTTGAGAGCTGCAGAAAAAGCTAAAAAGAAAGAAGAAGTTGCGCCTGCTGCACCAGCTGGACCTACTCAAGAAGAATTACTTACTCAAATTAGAGATTTGTTGAAAAAATAATACCGCTACATTTATATATTCTAACTTAACCGCTTCTTAATTGAGGCGGTTTTTCTTTGCCGTTTTTCTAATTTTACTATTCGATGTTATAAATATAACATTTTGTTATTTTTTGTGAACACACTTGTTTTAATTTGAATATTACTTACTTTTGTATTTCAAAAATTAAAGTCAATAATAAAAATATACGATGAGAATAGCAGTAGTAGGCGCTACCGGAATGGTTGGCGAAATAATGTTGAAAGTATTAGCAGAAAGAAATTTTCCTGTAACCGAATTAATTCCAGTAGCTTCTGAAAAATCAGTTGGTAAAGAAATTGAATTTAATGGAAAAAAATACAAAGTAGTTGGTATGCAAACTGCTGTAGATATGAAAGCAGATATTGCTTTGTTTTCTGCAGGTGGAGGAACATCATTAGAGTGGGCTCCAAAATTTGCTGCAGCTGGAACTACTGTTATTGATAATTCATCTGCTTGGAGAATGGATCCAACTAAAAAATTAGTTGTTCCTGAAATCAATGCTGGAGAATTAACTGCAGCAGATAAAATTATTGCAAATCCAAACTGTTCAACTATTCAAATGGTATTGGCTTTAGCACCATTGCATAAAAAATACAATATTAAAAGAGTTATTGTATCTACTTATCAATCTATTACAGGAACCGGAGTAAAAGCAGTTCAACAATTCGAAAACGAATGTGCTGGTATAGAAGGCGATATGGTTTATAAGTATAAAATCAACAGAAACTGTATTCCACAATGTGACAGTTTTGAAGATAATGGATATACCAAAGAAGAAATGAAATTGGTTAATGAAACCAAAAAAATATTAAGCGATAACACTATTGCTGTTACGGCTACTGCTGTACGTGTGCCTGTTGTTGGTGGACATAGTGAAGCTGTAAATATTGAATTTACAAATGATTTTGATGTAAATGAAGTAAGAAATATTTTGCATCATACAGATGGAATTGTAGTACAAGACAATTTAGATACGTTTACTTACCCAATGCCAAGATATGCCGAAGGTAAAAACGAAGTTTTTGTAGGTAGAATTCGTCGTGATGAAAGCCAACCAAATACATTAAATATGTGGATTGTTGCTGATAACTTAAGAAAAGGAGCGGCTACAAATACAATCCAAATTGCTGAATATCTTATTGCAGCTAAATTGGTGTAATACTTAATTTTTAGTTCAAATTTAAAACCATTTGTTTTGACAAATTATATTTGTTAGAACAAATGGTTTTTCTTTTTTAGGTTTTGCTACCTTTGTTAAACATGAAAAAGAAACAGCTCTTAATTAATTTTTTCTTTGCGATTGCAATATTATTTTCAATATTGTTTCCCTCTTTTCATGGCTATGAGCACCTTGAAAAACAGTTTGCTCAAAAGGTTTGTTACCATAAACACAATTCCAAAAAAGCAGAACTTACACATCAACACAAAGGTTTTGATCATTGTTTAGTTTGTGAATTTACTTTTAGTAACTACATTTCTCCTAGGGATTTCTCCTATCAATTAGAATCATTCCAAACAGAAATTGTTTGTTTTTTAAATGCTACAGAAACCGTTTATTCGTTTTCTGGCAGTTTGTATGCGCATCGTGGCCCGCCAATATTTGTTTAACGGATTCGATTTATTAAACAATTTTGCTCTGGATTTCTTTTAGTAAAGAAACTGGGATTAATGAACAATACAATAATTTATGAAAAAATATTTAATGGCGCTGGTACTAATTTTCACCACGCTAACTCAGGCGCAAAATACCCTTTCTGGAATTGTAAGCGATATGAAAAACCAACCTATAAAAGGGGTTTCTGTTTATTTGCCAGAATTACACAAAGGAATAGCTACTGATGAAAATGGAAAATATATTTTAGCTAATCTTCCTAATGGAGAAATCAAAATTAGCTTCGCTTTTTTGGGATTTAGTACCCAAAACAAAACAATTAATTCACTTGAAAAACAAACTACTTTAGATGTTATTCTAGAAGAAACCCCATTTGAAATGGATGAGGTAATTGTTTCTACGGCTTTTAATAAAATACAGTCACAAAATGTGATGAAAGTAGAGCATGAAAGTATTAAAAACTTGCAACGAAAAGGAATGGCAACCTTAATTGAAGGTTTGGCTACGATTCCAGGCGTTTCTCAAGTTTCTACAGGAACTTCAATTGGCAAACCAGTCATCAGAGGGTTGAGTGGTAATAGAGTTCTAGTATATTCGCAAGGTGTTCGGGTCGAAAATCAACAGTTTGGTGATGAGCACGGATTAGGATTGAATGATTCTGGTGTGGAAAGTGTGGAAGTCATTAAAGGTCCAGCTTCCTTGCTTTATGGATCGGATGCTTTGGGAGGCGTTTTGTATTTTAATCCAGAAAAATTTGCTGATGCAAATACATTCAAAGCAAATTTCAGTCAAAAATATTTCACTAATACTTTAGGCAGTAATTCCTCTTTTGGGGTGAAGAATTCGACTGAAAATTGGAAATTTATAGCACGAGGAACTTATAATATGCATTCTGATTACAAAATTCCAACAGCTAATCGTGTCACAAATACACGCTACAATGAAACTGATTTCAAAACAGGCATTAGTTATGGCAATGCTAAATTTTCAACCGTTTTGCGATACAACTTCAATAAGCTAGATTTAGGAATCCCCGAAACCGGAATTGCGGAACAAACTACAACTAAGAAAACGGATAATCCGAAACAAGGTGTTTTTAACCATTTGTTGAGTTTGAATACCGTTTTATTTTTTAAAAATTCAAAACTTGATCTGGATATGGGTTACATCGGTAATGACCGAAGTGAATTTGTTGATAGTAATGTAGCAAGTTTGCACATGAAACTTAACACATTCAATTATGATGCAAAATATTATTTACCAGCTTTTGGAAAACTAGAAACTATTTTGGGAATGCAAGGAATGCATCAAGTTAATACAAATTTCGGGAATGAATATTTAATTCCTGATGCGGTTACAAATGATTTTGGTTTTTTTGGCACTACTAATTACGAATGGAAATCGAATGCTATACAAGCGGGTTTGCGTTTTGATAATCGTAAAATTGCTGCTGATGCACACGGAATTTTTGGTGAAGAAAACGCTTTTGAAGCTATTGATAAATCGTATGATAGCTTTAATATGTCTTTAGGATATAAGACTAATTTGGCTACTGATTTTACTTTACGATTCAATCTTGCTTCTGGTTTTAGAGCACCAAATCTCGCCGAATTAACTTCAAATGGAGTTCATGAAGGAACAAACCGATATGAAATTGGAAATGCTAATCTGAAAACGGAGCAAAATATTCAAACAGATTTGAATCTTGAATATAAAACTGATCATTTAGAGTTTTTTGCTAATGCATTTTACAACCACATCAATAATTATATTTATTCTTCGCCAAGCGGAACGGTACTGGCAAATAATGATGTCTACAATTATATTCAAAATAATGCACGATTGTATGGTGGCGAAATTGGACTGCATTTTCATCCGCATCCCTTAGATTGGCTGCATTATGAAACAAGTTTTGAAACGGTAACTGGTGTAAAACAAAATGGAGATTTCCTTCCTTTGATTCCTGCTAACAATTGGAATAATACTATTCGAGCAGAATTTAAAATCAGTAAATTTCTAGAAGATGGTTTTGCTACGCTTAATGTTTCATCAACTTTTAACCAAAATAAAGTGAGTGGTTTCGAAACAGATTCTAAAGGATATACTTTGTTGAATATGGGTTTTGGAGGCAAAGTAAAATTAGGGAAAACAGCTTTTGAGGTTAATCTCAATGCCAATAATCTATTGGATAAAAAATATATTGCGCATCTTTCTAGGCTAAAAACAGATGGGATTCCTAACATAGGAAGAAACGTTGTTTTAGGATTAAATTTCAATATATAAAACCCAGTTGAAAAAGTATGACTGCCTGATTTACAAAATGCCAATCGAAAGATTGGCGTTTTTGTTTTAAAAAAGTACTGTTTTAACGGGAATAATTAGTCTAAAATCACAGAAATATTTTAACTAAAAAACAGTTGCAAAATTACATCGATTGAGTTAATAAGATTATGAAACTAGGTGTTTTATACCTCAAAAATGTAGCTAGAATAGGTTAAATTTGATGTGGAAATTAAAGCTTATCTATGGAAGTAATTAACAAACCCAATAAGTACGAATTAGGAGAAATGCTCTTAGAAATAGGTTCATTGCTTATGACTTCGGGAGCTAATACCGAACGAATCAAAGTTACTATCAGTAGAATTGCAGCTGCATTTGGATGTGATTCTGATTTATTAATTACAAATCATGCGCTGATGATTACCTTGACCTATCAAAACAAAAACAAAGTTTTTACAAGTGTCAAATGGGTGCCTAATATGCATTTAAATTTCAATTTGATTTCGGATATCAGTATTATGAGCTGGCAAATTGTATTAGAAAAATGGACTGTGGAGCGCATCAATCAAGAGTTGGCAATTTTAAACCGAAAACCGTTATATCCTCGCTATTTGGTTTTGTTTTTAGTGGCTTTGGCAGGCGCTTCTTTTTGTAGACTTTTTGGCGGAAATGCAATTGAAATGTTGGCTGCTTTTGTAGCTTCTTTTTGTGGCTTATGGGTGCGTCAAGAAGCCATGAAATTAAAATTTAATTTCTATTTGTCAATCTTTTTTGCTTCGGCAACAGCCTCTTTGGTTGCGGGTTTTTATTTTTATTTTAATCCTTCAGAAACCTATATTCATGCTTTTTCAACTTCGGTTTTGTTTTTAATTCCGGGAGTTCCTATGATTAATTCTTTTTCGGATTTAATTGATGGCAATACTCTAAATGGGGTAACTCGAGGAGTCAATGTTTTAATCATGGCATTTGCTATTGCGTTAGGATTAGTTACAGCCTTATTAATTTATAAATTTTAATTCATGGAAACGCTATTGTTTTTAGAAAAAGGAATTTGGTTGGGATTAGCAGCCATAGGATTTGCGGTTCTTTTTAATGTGCCTAAAAGAGCTCTGGGAACTATTTTTGTCATTGCTGCCTTCGGAGGATTGCTTAAATTTTTTATGATTGAACAAGGAATAGGAATTGTTTTAGCGGCTTTTTGTGGAGCATCGCTTATAGGATTAGTTAGTGTTTTGGCCGCGCACAACCGAAAAGCGCCACCTATGATTTTTGCTATTCCAGCAGTAATTCCTATGATTCCCGGTTTTTTTGCCTACAAAGCTATGGTGGGGATTATTGAAATGATTTCTGAAAAAGATTCAGAAGTTTATACTAAACTTTTTTTTGAAACCGTAAACAATGGCTTGTCGGCTTTGTTTGTGCTTATAGCGTTGTCAGGTGGTGTGGCTATTCCGTTATTAATTACCCGAAAACAAACCATCAAGCGTTTAGAACCAGAGCGTGATCTTGAAGCTGATATGGAGTAAGTCTAGTCCTCTAATAACATCGCTGCTAATCGCTCGTCTCTTTCATACACATCTTCATAGAAATTAATTTCTCCGTCGTGATTTACCCAAGCAGTAAAATACCCGATATAAACCGGAATTTTATTTTTGAGCGTGTACCAAGATTCTTCTCCTTTGTTCATGGCTGCTTCAATCTTTTCTGGAGTCCAGTTTTTGTCCTCTTTCAAAATCATATTGGCTAGCTCTTTTGGTTTTGCCACACGAATACATCCGTGACTGAAAGCTCTTTTTTCTTGTTCAAATAAATTTTTAGAAGGAGTATCGTGTAAATAAATAGAGTTTGAATTTGGGAATAAAAATTTCACTAAACCCAAAGAATTTTTTGGGCCAGGTCTTTGTCTAACCCTGCCTTCGTGCCATTCCATTTCATGTTCGGCTAAATAGTTTGGATTCTTAGCTATAGCGGGTAATATTTCTTTTTTTAGAATACTTTTAGGAACATTCCAGTACGGACTAAATACAATATATCTCATATCAGCACTAAAAATAGTCGTTTTATTCAGCGCTTTTCCCACAACTACTTTTGAAATTAATACAGGTTTGTTGTCTTTAAAATAGGTGAGTTGATAGGCAGGGACATTGATTATAATTAATTCTTTTGCTTTTGAAATGTCTGTTGAAATCCATCGGCAACGTTCCATATTAACAATTATGGTTTTTATACGCGCTGACAAAGGTACATTCATAGTGGCAATGTGTCTGGGCGTAATGGTATAGTCAGGAGAAAAAGCGTTTCTTTTTTTGTATTTTAGAACTCCTTTTTCTAATTCGGGATCATAGATATTCTTTTTTGAATCCGATAAAAGATCTCCAGTAATAAACAATCTGGTTCTTATTTGTGCAATGGTTGGAGAGCTGTCTCCTGGTTTGTATGATTTCAGTTTTGGATCTAATGCTATAGAATCCCATCCGCCTTTTTTTTCAATACTTCGGTATTTTTCTAATATTTCACGCAGGCGATAATATTGTCCCAAAACTTCTTTTTCGTCTTTATTGATTAAAGAAGGATTGATAATAATGGAGTCTAAATAATTGACATAGGATTGTTTTTTTCGAGGCAAATACCATCCTAATTCTTCACTTTTTTTTGGGTCCAAGCCTTTGAAAACTTTTTCAGCATAAAAAAAATATAAGGATGAAATTAGTAATTCTGATTCTACTTTTGGTTTCTGTTCCTCGGATGAATCCTGAAAAAGATCGTCAAGTTTATTTTTATACGGAATAGTTGTCTGTATGCCTTCTTGATCTAAATTAGAAATCTTATCATATAATAAATTACCAACTTCATTTATTCCTTTTTGATCAAACCAAATATAATGATACTGTTGTTTTTTATAAAGCGCAATTACATCTGGTTTGAAGCTTTTTAGTTTTGGATAGTTTTCAAAAAAAGTAGCAACAAGTGTACTGTCAAAAGTAATCTCTGCAATAGATTTAAAATCATTGGATGCATTCGATTCTCCAAAAGCTAAAGCGTCTTTTATAGTTTCCTTATTTTTACACGAAAGAGTGATAAATAAAAAACCACAGACTATAATTACGAAGGGGAATATTGATTTTCTCATAATTAGGGGCTTTCTATGAAGATTAATTATAAAAATACGAAATATCTCTTTACCAGTGTGTTGTTAGCAAAGAAATAGTGTTACACAAATATTCAAACGCTAGTTTATTTAGAATTTGAAAATAATAATTCCGCTAGGCGGTCATCTCTTTCATAAACATCATTGTAAAAATGGATCACGCCCGAGTCATTTACCCAAGCGGTAAAATAACAAATGTGTACGGGTATTTTATTTTTCAAAATACAAACGGTTTCTTTAGTGCCTTTCATAGCTTCGTTGATTCGTTCGAGTGGCCATTGCGGATTGTCTTTTAAGATTAAAAGCGCCAATTCTTTGGCTTTGTTAACATTTATACAACCGTGACTATAGGCTCGGTATTCTAAATCAAATAAGCTTTTTGATGGAGTATCGTGTAAATAGATGTCGTTTGAATTTGGAAAAACAAATTTAACTAGACCTAACGGATTTGTTGGTCCGGGTTTTTGTCTGATGCCGCCCTTATTCCATTCCATGTTGTGTGACTCTAGATAATTTTTGTCTTTGGCCATGGCAAATTTCAATTCGTTTTCAACAATACTTTGAGGAATGTTCCAATACGGGCTGAAGACAATCTGGCTCATGTTAGCACTAAAAATAACGGTTTCATTTCTGTTTTCTCCTACAAACACTTTGGCTTCTAATGCTGTTTTTTTGTCTTTTTTATAAAGAAGTTTAAAGGAAGGAATATTTATGATTATATATTCATTTGATTTTGTGAGTTCAGGATCAATCCATCGGCATCGTTCCATATTGACCATGATGGTTTTGATATAATGTTCAATAGGCAGATTCATCCTTTCGATATGGCTTGATGTTATCGTGTAATCAGGATTGTACCCATTTCTTTTTTTATAATTTAAAACACCAGCCATTAGTTCATTATCGTACAAATTACTTTTTGAATTTTGGACTAAATCCCCTGTAATAAATAAACGATCTCTGATTTGACCGATGGTTTTAGAACTGTCAAACGGCTTGAATTCTCTGAATAAACTATCTTTTTCGATAGGCTTCCAAACTTTGTTTTGTTCTATTTGGCGGTATTTTTTTAATACTTCTTTTAGTTTGTAATATTGTCCAAATACTTCTTTTTCGTTTTTTATTAATAGTTTGGGATCAATCAATAAAGAATCCAATACGCTTTCATAAGAGATTTTTTTTCGGGGTAAAAGCCATCCTATTTGGGTAGTTTTTTGAGCCTCGATTCCATTGTATACTTTTTGAACATAAAATAAATACATGGTGGACAACATGATTTCGGTTTCATTTTGAGATAAATCGTCAGAAGGGTTGTCATTGAATAAAAGGGCGATCTTGTTTTTATATTTAAAACTGGATTTTACACCTTCTTCTTCAAGAAAATTCATTTTAGAGTTCAACATACGTGCAAATTCAATCAGTCCTTTTTCGTCGAACCAAATACTATGGAATTTTCTTTTTTTGTATAAAGAATGAACCTCTGATTGGTATGATTTTAAGTCGGGATATTTCTTAAAAAATCGAAAAATTGCAATGCTGTCAATTTTGATTTGTGCTTTTTTGCTAGGCGTATAGTGGTGGCTTAAGCCAATAGAAACGGATTTAGTGGAAATGTTTTTTGTTCTATTGCAGTCAAAGGAGGCGAAAAAAAAGCCTGATAGTACAATTACTATTGACAAAACTAGGTTTCTCATAGCGGGCAAGTATGATTTACTATAAAGATATGGAAATATTTGTTTTTTTAAAAGCGGATGAATGATAAGTTCCAGCTTGAAAGTGTTTTAATTTTTCTTTTTTTCGTCAGGAGACTTTCATTCTTATATATTTCCTTAATTTTGCCACCCGAGATCATTTGGTCGAATTGTTTGAAGAAAAAATATTCTAAAAAAGTGGGAAGCAAAAATAAATTAAAAAGGTTCAAAGAAAACGAAACATTCAATAACGTTTTTCAGCCAACAAGAGAAGAAGTAGTAGGTGATTTATTTCCACTTAAGGGAAAATGGAATTCGGAATTTTTCAAAAATGACAATCCATTAGTATTGGAATTAGGATGTGGAAAAGGTGAATATTCTGTAGGTCTTGCGGAAAGATATCCAAACAAAAATTTTATTGGGATTGATATAAAAGGAGCTCGTTTTTGGCGTGGTGCTAAAACTGCTGTTGAGACGGGATTGCATAACGTAGCTTTTATTCGAACTCAAATTGAGTTGATCAATCATATTTTTGCTGAAAATGAAGTGGACGAAATTTGGATTACTTTTCCAGATCCACAAATTAAATACAAACGTACGAAGCACCGAATGACCAATTCGGAATTTCTGAAATTATACAAAAAAATCCTCAAAAAAGAAGGTGTTGTCAATCTGAAAACGGACAGCGAATTCATGCACGGATACACACTAGGATTGCTTCACGGCGAAGGACATGAGGTTTTATATGCAAATCATAATGTGTATGTAAATGAAGGAAGCCCTGAGGAAGTAACTGCTTTTCAGACCTTTTATGAAAAACAATATTTGGAAATTAACAAAGCAATTACGTATATTCGATTTAAAATTAAAGATTAGTTTTACTTTTTTTCTTAGTATAGGTCCCCATAGTATATGAATTTAGTCACTTCCTTGTTTTTGGGTTTTTTTACCGCTTTTATCGGAATTATTCCTCCAGGATTAATCAATATGACAGCGGCAAAAGTGAATCTAAAAGAAGGTAAAAAAAGTGCCGTTTGGTTCGTTTTAGGAGCCGTAACAGTAATTTTTTTTCAAGCTTATTTGGCTATTTTGTTTGCGCAATTTATTGATGCTCGCCCAGAGATTGTTGTTTTATTACGCGAAGTTGGGTTTGGGATATTTACTATTTTGTCTATTTATTTTTTGTGGATTGCTAAAGCGCCAAAAATTAAAAAAGGGAAAATTAAAAAAAAGAGCAAAACAACTCGATTTTTTCTTGGAATGTTGCTGTCTGTACTTAATTTTTTCCCAATTCCATATTATGTTTTAGTGAGCATCACTTTAGCATCGTATAAATTATTTTCCTTTGATACCAGTTCTATTCTTGTTTTTGTGAGCGGAGTAGTATTGGGTTCCTTCTTAGTTTTTTATTGTTATATAATTTTTTTCAAAAAGATAGAAAACAAAACGGATTACCTGATGACCAATATGAATAAGATTATTGGCAGTATAACGGGATTGATCTCCATAATTACCTTATTTAATATTATAAAATATTATTTGAAATAGTTTTTTCTTCATAAAATAAACAGATGTCAAACGATAATTTTTTCGAAAGAGTTTATGCTATAGCAAGACAAATTCCTTACGGAAAAGTAACTTCCTATGGCGCTATTGCAAAAGCTCTAGGAACTGCTCGTTCAGCAAGAATGGTAGGCTGGGCAATGAATGCTTCTCATAACTTAGACGATGTTCCGGCACACCGAGTGGTTAACAGAAAAGGATTATTAACAGGAAAACTTCATTTTGATGGAACTAATCTTATGCAACAATTACTCGAAAACGAAGGAATTGAAGTAGTTGATAATCAAATTATAGATTTTGAAAAACATTTTTGGCAACCAGAATTTCCTCAATAAATCTGTCAAAACAGCTAATAAGCCCTGTTGATTTCTTCGTCAATAAATCCGATATAAATCCTTTAAAATAAGAACATAATCCGTTATCTTTGTAATCTAAAGTTAGTTTAAATAAACATAGTCTTTTTGAGCTTAACTAAAAATAAAAAGCACATATAGAATAATGAAATTAGATAGAAAAGAAATTCTTAAAGCTCTAGAAACAATTACTATAGCGGGAGAAGGAAAAAACATGGTTGAAAGCGGAGCGATAACAAACGTAATTACTTTTGGCGATGAGGTTGTGGTTGATTTACTATTGCATACACCAGCTATGCATATTAAAAAACGTGCAGAAGACGATATTAAAAAAACCATTCTTGAATTAGTTTCGCCAGAGGCTAAAATCAAAGTGAATATTAAAGTGGAAGCACCTGAGAAACCAGAAATCAAAGGGAAAGCGATTCCAGGAATAAAAAATATTATTGCAGTTGCTTCCGGAAAAGGAGGCGTAGGAAAATCTACGGTAACTGCAAATTTAGCAGTATCATTAGCTAAAATGGGATTTTCTGTTGGAGTTTTGGATGCTGATATCTACGGTCCATCTATGCCAATCATGTTTGATGTTGAAAGCGAAAAACCAATTTCAATAATGGTAGACGGAAAATCAAAAATGAAACCTATTGAAAGTTACGAAGTGAAAATTTTATCAATAGGATTTTTTACTTCACCAAGTCAAGCAGTTATTTGGCGTGGACCAATGGCTTCAAAAGCGTTAAACCAAATGATTTTTGATGCTGATTGGGGAGAACTAGACTTTATGTTAATCGATTTACCTCCAGGAACAGGTGATATTCACCTTTCTATCATGCAATCATTACCGGTAACGGGCGCTGTTGTAGTTAGTACGCCACAAGCAGTAGCTTTGGCGGATGCTAAAAAAGGAGTTGCAATGTTTATGTCAGAAGCTATAAATGTTCCTGTTTTAGGGATTATTGAAAACATGGCGTATTTCACACCAGAAGAGTTGCCTGAAAACAAATATTATATCTTTGGAAAAGAAGGTGCTAGAAATTTATCAGAGGATTTAGAGGTTCCTTTCCTTGGCGAAGTGCCAATAGTGCAATCTATTCGTGAAGCAGGGGATTATGGCCGTCCTGCAGCAATGCAAACAGGTTCAGTTATAGAAACTGTTTTTGAAGAAATTACACGAAATGTAGTTCAGGAAACAGTTAATAGAAACGAAAGTTTGCCTGCTACCGAAGCTATCAAAATTACAACCATGGCAGGTTGTTCAGCAGTAAAAAAATAAGAAATTAGAAAAGCCAAAAAGACAATTTTCTTTTGGCTCACTAATCTTTCAATCTTTAAATAAAGAAAATGACAACAGAAGAATTAACAAGCAATGTGTTAAGAGCACTCGATGAAATCAGACCATTTCTGAATTCAGATGGAGGCGATATCACACTCATTTCCATTGAGGATGATAAACACGTCAAAGTACGTCTTGAAGGCGCTTGCACCAGTTGCAGTGTAAATCAAATGACACTTAGAGCTGGAGTGGAAACTACTATCAAGAAATTTGCACCACAAATAGAAACTGTTGTAAATACCCTATAACGTATTTCGGTAGGGCGTGACCATTTTAATAAAAAAAGGCTTCTCAACATACTGGAGTGTCGCCTTTTTTCTTAAAATGGTCGGGCTGTCCACGCTACTTCGGTAGCCAGCTTCCATCCCTCACGCAAACACATAATAAATAACTAAAAGTCGAAGCCAATAGCAACACACTAAAAGCTCAAAACCAAAATTATGGATGTATTAATAAAAATTAAAGACAGAGAAGGAGTTGTTCACGAATTACAAGCTCCTACTGATATGGCAATGAATATCATGGAACTATGTAAAGCTTATGAGCTTCCTGTAGAAGGAACTTGTGGCGGAATGGCTATGTGTGCTTCTTGTCAATGTTACGTATTAAATGATGTGCCTTTGCCAGAAATGGGAGATGATGAAGAAGCAATGTTATCTGAAGCATTTTATGTAAAATCAAATAGCCGTTTAGGTTGCCAAATCCCAATCACCGAAGATCTAGAAGGATTAGAATTGGAGTTGGCTCCAGAAAATTAATAAAAAACGCGAGAAGTAGTTCTCGCGTTTTTTGTTTGTAATTGTTCCATTTTACTTTAGGCCAATTCCGCTTTCATAAGGATGCTTTCTTCAATAGCATCCCAAAGCCCAATACGTTTTTCTAATGCCAGAATTGAAACTTCT
Above is a window of Flavobacterium sp. 123 DNA encoding:
- a CDS encoding threonine/serine exporter ThrE family protein, yielding MEVINKPNKYELGEMLLEIGSLLMTSGANTERIKVTISRIAAAFGCDSDLLITNHALMITLTYQNKNKVFTSVKWVPNMHLNFNLISDISIMSWQIVLEKWTVERINQELAILNRKPLYPRYLVLFLVALAGASFCRLFGGNAIEMLAAFVASFCGLWVRQEAMKLKFNFYLSIFFASATASLVAGFYFYFNPSETYIHAFSTSVLFLIPGVPMINSFSDLIDGNTLNGVTRGVNVLIMAFAIALGLVTALLIYKF
- a CDS encoding aspartate-semialdehyde dehydrogenase, encoding MRIAVVGATGMVGEIMLKVLAERNFPVTELIPVASEKSVGKEIEFNGKKYKVVGMQTAVDMKADIALFSAGGGTSLEWAPKFAAAGTTVIDNSSAWRMDPTKKLVVPEINAGELTAADKIIANPNCSTIQMVLALAPLHKKYNIKRVIVSTYQSITGTGVKAVQQFENECAGIEGDMVYKYKINRNCIPQCDSFEDNGYTKEEMKLVNETKKILSDNTIAVTATAVRVPVVGGHSEAVNIEFTNDFDVNEVRNILHHTDGIVVQDNLDTFTYPMPRYAEGKNEVFVGRIRRDESQPNTLNMWIVADNLRKGAATNTIQIAEYLIAAKLV
- the mscL gene encoding large conductance mechanosensitive channel protein MscL, producing MGFFSDFKASLMKGDVLSLATAVVIGGAFGKVIGSAVDDVIMPIVGLITGGVDFTQKFITLDGNSYDNLAAAKTAGAAVITYGNLVQAIINFVIISLFIFIVLRAAEKAKKKEEVAPAAPAGPTQEELLTQIRDLLKK
- a CDS encoding threonine/serine exporter family protein gives rise to the protein METLLFLEKGIWLGLAAIGFAVLFNVPKRALGTIFVIAAFGGLLKFFMIEQGIGIVLAAFCGASLIGLVSVLAAHNRKAPPMIFAIPAVIPMIPGFFAYKAMVGIIEMISEKDSEVYTKLFFETVNNGLSALFVLIALSGGVAIPLLITRKQTIKRLEPERDLEADME
- a CDS encoding TonB-dependent receptor, with protein sequence MKKYLMALVLIFTTLTQAQNTLSGIVSDMKNQPIKGVSVYLPELHKGIATDENGKYILANLPNGEIKISFAFLGFSTQNKTINSLEKQTTLDVILEETPFEMDEVIVSTAFNKIQSQNVMKVEHESIKNLQRKGMATLIEGLATIPGVSQVSTGTSIGKPVIRGLSGNRVLVYSQGVRVENQQFGDEHGLGLNDSGVESVEVIKGPASLLYGSDALGGVLYFNPEKFADANTFKANFSQKYFTNTLGSNSSFGVKNSTENWKFIARGTYNMHSDYKIPTANRVTNTRYNETDFKTGISYGNAKFSTVLRYNFNKLDLGIPETGIAEQTTTKKTDNPKQGVFNHLLSLNTVLFFKNSKLDLDMGYIGNDRSEFVDSNVASLHMKLNTFNYDAKYYLPAFGKLETILGMQGMHQVNTNFGNEYLIPDAVTNDFGFFGTTNYEWKSNAIQAGLRFDNRKIAADAHGIFGEENAFEAIDKSYDSFNMSLGYKTNLATDFTLRFNLASGFRAPNLAELTSNGVHEGTNRYEIGNANLKTEQNIQTDLNLEYKTDHLEFFANAFYNHINNYIYSSPSGTVLANNDVYNYIQNNARLYGGEIGLHFHPHPLDWLHYETSFETVTGVKQNGDFLPLIPANNWNNTIRAEFKISKFLEDGFATLNVSSTFNQNKVSGFETDSKGYTLLNMGFGGKVKLGKTAFEVNLNANNLLDKKYIAHLSRLKTDGIPNIGRNVVLGLNFNI